From the Burkholderia ubonensis subsp. mesacidophila genome, the window GCGCCGGGGCCCGTCACGGGTACGCCGTCGACCCGCACGTCACCGGTCGTCGGCGCGACGAAGCCGGCCATGCAGTTCAGCAACGTCGTCTTGCCGCACCCCGACGCGCCGAGCGCGACGACGAATTCACCCGCGTCGATGCGCAGGTCGACCTGCGCGAGCGCTTGCGTCGTCGGACGCCCGCGCTCGCCCGGATAGGCGACCGATACCTGACGGACTTCGAGCGTGCTCATGTCTGGCTCCGCGATGCGTCGTCGCGCTCAGCGCGCGGCTTTCTGCACGAACTGCGGATCGACGCCGACCGAGTAGTCGGCGAGCACCGTCTGGATCGTGCCCTGCGATTTCAGGAACGCGGCCGTCGCCGCGAGCGACTTCGCGGCGCCCGACTGCGCGCCGCCGCCGAGCCACGTCGGCGACGCCTGCTCGGCGGGCGTCGGGAATGCGTAGAGCGCGAGGCTCGCCGGCACGTCCTGCGCGTTCGCGCCGGACACCTTCGCGACGGCCGCGACCGGCGGCGAACCGACCTTCCATGCGGCGGCGTGCGCGCGGTAATCGGCGTCAGCCGCCGCGAGCACCTTGACGAAGCGCGTGACGAACTCGGGGTTGTCGCGCGCGAACTTGCGGCTCACGACGAAGCCGTCGAAGGTGGCCTTGCCGCTCTGCTTCGCGACCTGGCCGGATGTCGTCAGCACCGTGCCGGACTGCTTGACCTTCGCGAGCACCGGATCCCAGATGTAGGTCGCGTCGATGTCGCCGCGCGTCCAGGCCGCCGCGACTTCGGGCGGGCGCAGGTTGACGATCTTCACGTCGTTCGGGTTGACGCCCGCGGCCTGCAGCGCGACGAGCGTGTGGAAGTGCGACGTCGACACGAACGGCACGCCGATCTTCCTGCCCTTGAGCGCGGCGACGCTCGTCACGCCGGAGCCGTTGCGCGCGACGAGCGCTTCGGCATCGTTGATGTTGTCGAGTATCCAGAACAGCGAGATGTCGAGCCCCTGCGACAGGCCGGCCGCGATCGGGCTCGAGCCGGCCTCGCCGAGCTGCACCGAGTCCGACGCTAGCGCGCGGATCACGTCCGCGCCGCTGTCGAGCTTGCGGAACGTGACCTTGTAGCCGGTTGCCTTCTCGACCTCGCCGCTCGCCTGCGCGTAGCGCCACGGCACGACCATGTCCTGGTAGGCGATCACGACCTCGCGCGATTCGGCGTGCGCCGCGCCGGGCGCGGCAAAGGCGGCGAGCGCGGTCAGCGCGGCAGCGGCGCGGCGGATGAGGCTGAAACGGGGCATGCGGCTCTCCTTCGGCATTCTGGCGATTCAACGAGAGAGCCGACTATAGGAGGTTTGCGCGCGGCGGGAGCGAACTTATCCTGCGAAGCTATCGACGACGTTTCAGCTTTGCTTTCCACGCTGGATTGGATCGCGCGTCCGGTCGGGTGGCGATTGTCGTGCGCAAGCCGCCTCTGGCGGAACCGCACGTGTCAACGATGAATCGGTCCATCCGGCTCTCCGGACACGCGCCCGCTGCGGGTCCGGGAGCCCTCTTTGCCAGGACGCAGCCTGGCCCGGCAACGCCACGATTCAATTCCGCAACGTTCACCCGGCCACATCGCTACCGGACGCTCAACCGACAGGCCGAGAGCCGCATATTCGCTGGCCTGGCCCGATATATGCAGCGCCCCGGAAGCCCGCGCCGTCTCGCGTTCGATCGGCGCCCGGGCAAACCAATCAGCCTGCAGAAGAGCGAAACCGGAGGCGCGTCTCGTGATAAGTCCTGGTTCGGCCTGTCTGCGCGCCAAGATCGAACATGCGTTGGGTCGGCTGGTTGCAGCGGCATTTGCCATCGTGCTTCTGGCTTCACCACTCCGCGCAGATGCACAGGCTGGCCGGCCTCCCTTCAGCCGGGTCTCCGCAACCGCGTATGGTACGGTGCTCGACTCGTGCGGCGTGACTCAGACCGCCGTCACGATCTCGACCTTCGGGACGACAGACCTCGAAAATGCCCCCAATGCTGCAGCGTCGGTCGTCGTCTATCGCTTTGATCGCTGCAAACGCTCGCCCGTCTTCGCTTACGGCGCTTCACGGCGATGTGACCTTTCGGTCGGGGCAGCCGACGGTAGCCGATGGCCGAAATCGGTGACGGTCTCGGGACAGATACCGCTGAGCGTATTCACTTCGAGTGGCCACAGCAGGGACACCGCGAGGTTCGAGTTGACCCTGCAATGGGTCAACGCGCCGTCGGGGTCCAGCGACGAGAATCATAGCGGCGCTGCGGGCGACGACCTGTATGACCACAGTGTCGACACGATCGGCGAAATGACGCTGCCTGCTTTGGGGCTGCGGTCATTTCCGTTGCCGAATGGCCAAATGAAGTTTGAAAGATGAAAAGCCCGCAGCGTGCGGGCTTTTCCAGGCTCGTCCGACGACGAAGCGGCAACGAGGCGGACGCTCAGACCACCCCGGCCCCATGCGCCTGCAGGTCGGCGTGATAGCTCGAGCGCACCATCGCGCCGACGGCCGCGTGCGTGAAGCCCATCTTGTACGCCTCTTCCTCGTACATCTTGAACGTATCCGGATGCACGTACGCGCGCACCGGCAGGTGGTGCTCGGACGGCTGCAGGTACTGGCCGACCGTCAGCATGTCGACGTCGTGCGCGCGCAGGTCGCGCATCACCTGCAGGATTTCCTCTTCGGTCTCGCCGAGGCCGACCATCAGGCCCGACTTCGTCGCGACGTCCGGATGCAGCGCCTTGAAGTCCTTCAGGAGCTTCAGCGAGTGCGCGTAGTCCGAACCCGGGCGCGCTTCCTTGTACAGGCGCGGCACCGTTTCGAGGTTGTGGTTCATCACGTCCGGCGGCGCGGCGTTGAGGATCGAAATCGCGCGGTCGAGGCGGCCGCGGAAGTCCGGCGTCAGGATCTCGATGCGCGTTTCCGGCGACTGCTCGCGCACTTCACGGATGCACTCGACGAAGTGGGCGGCGCCGCCGTCGCGCAGGTCGTCGCGGTCGACGCTCGTGATCACCACGTACTTGAGCTTCAGCGCGGCGATCGTGCGCGCGAGGTTCTTCGGCTCGTCGGTGTCGAGCGGATCGGGACGGCCGTGGCCGACGTCGCAGAACGGGCAGCGGCGCGTGCACTTGTCGCCCATGATCATGAACGTCGCGGTGCCCTTGCCGAAGCACTCGCCGATGTTCGGGCAGCTCGCTTCCTCGCACACCGTATGCAGGTTGTGCTCGCGCAGGATCGTCTTGATCTCGTTGAAGCGCGAGCTGCCGGTGGCCGCCTTCACGCGAATCCACTCGGGCTTCTTCAGCCGCTCGATCGGAATGACCTTGATCGGGATGCGCGCCGTCTTCGCCTGCGCCTTCTGCTTGGCGGTCGGATCGTAGGCAGGGGTCGCGGCCGAATCGGCCGGTGCGGGGGAAGCGGTCAAGTCAGTCATTCGAATGTTCCAGTGCCTGCGGCTTGTCGGCGGCCGCGGATGCGCCGTCGAGGTTGACAATCAGACGGCGCACCAGCGTATGGGCGACGTCGTTCCAGTCGGCGGCAACCTCGAGGCTCGCCATGTCGACGGTTTCCAGTCCGGCATAGCCGCACGGATTGATCGCGAGAAACGGGCGCAGATCCATCTTCACGTTCAGGCTCAGCCCGTGATAACTGCAGCCGTTGCGGATCTTCAGGCCGAGGGCCGCGATCTTCGCGCCCTCGTGAAGGCCCGACGCCACGTAGATGCCCGGCGCGCCCGCCTTGCGGACCGAGGCGAGATTATACGCCGCGAGGGTTTCGATCACGGCCTCCTCGATCCGGGACACCAGCGGGCGGACCATCAGCTTGCGCCGGCGCAAGTCCAGCAGCAGGTACATGACGATCTGGCCGGGGCCGTGATAGGTGATTTGCCCGCCGCGGTCGACCTTGACGAGCGGGATGCCGCTGTCGGCGACCAGCAGGTGGGCCGGATCGCCCGCCTGCCCGAGCGTATAGACGGGCGGATGCTCGACCACCCAGATTTCGTCGCCGGTGTCCGCGGTGCGCGCATCGGTGAACGCGCGCATCGCGCCGAAGCTCACGTCGTACAGCTCGACGCCGCGCCAGCGTACCGTCACCGGCGGGACCGGAAGGGCTGCGGGCGAATCGGGTGCGGCGACAGGCGTGGACACAGTGGAAACCGGCGAGACGGACATGGGCGGTAGTTTACCGAAAACCCGGACGTCTCGCCGGCTATGGAAAGGGACGGATCGATGGCATCCGCCGGATCAGAACGACATCAGACGGTGCGCCACCCGTTCTGGAACAGCGCCGCGACGCGCTCGCGCAACCGGGCGAGCCCCGTCAGCGCGACTTCCTTCGGCGGCCGCGACACCGAGAACGCGACGCACGCACTCCCCGCACCCTCGGCGCTCAGCCACAGGCGCTCGCCGCGGCGCAGCCGCAGCGTTTCGCCGTCCACGAGGAAGTAATCGCCGACGTCGTTGCTGCGCGTCGCCCACACCGGCCCGCACTGGACCGTCAGCCGCGTGCTGCGCTGCACCCGCATCGGGACGGTTTCTCCGGGGGGAATCTCGAACGTGATGCTTGAAGAAATTTCTTGCATGATGCGCTCCGCCAAAAATGCTTCGATGGCTACAATCGTATTCATCTCCAGGCGTCCGACCAAACGACCAATTTTCACGTCGATGTGAGGAAAATTAGCAAATGGACCTGCGCCAGCTCCCCGCGCTGAACGCGATTCGCGCATTCGAGGCTGCCGCCCGCCACGAAAACTTCTCGCGCGCCGCCGACGAGCTGTTCGTCACGCACGGGGCGGTCAGCCACCAGGTGCGCGCGCTCGAGGAGGAGCTCGGCGTGCAGCTCTTCACGCGCAACGGCAAGCGCCTGTGCCTGACCCACGCGGGCATCCGCTACGCGCAGCAGGTCCGCACCGCGCTGATGATGCTCGTCGAGGCGACGCGCGAAGTGCGCGCGAGCGACCGCGACCGGCGGCTGGTGATCTCGATGCTGTCGTCGTTCGCGGCGCGCTTCGTGACGCCGCGCATCGGCTCGTTCATCGAGCAGCATCCGGAAATCGACGTCGAGCTGCAGTCGACCAACGCCCTCACCGATTTCGCGCGGGACGACGTCGACATCGCGATCCGCTTCGGGTTCGGCACCTATCCGGGGCTGTACGTGGAGCCGCTGCTCGACGAAGTGTTCTTCCCGGCCTGCGCGCCGACACTGAACGGCGGCGTGCTGCCGAAAACGCCCGCGGATCTGGTCCGCTACAACCTGCTGCGCTCCGACGACGAGCTGTGGCGGCCGTGGTTCGACGCGGCGGGCCTCGATACGCTGACGGAGCCGAAGCGCGGGATCCTGTACCAGGATTCGTCGAACCTGCTGCAGGCGGCGATCGGCGGCCAGGGCATCGCGCTCGTGCGGCGCTCGCTCGCGGTGCACGAGCTGCGGCAGGGGCGCCTCGTGCGCCTGTTCGACATCGATGGGCCGAGCCCGTGGAACTATTTCTTCGTGTGCCCGCCGCCGCTGCTGGGTACACCGCGCGTACAGGCGTTCAGGACGTGGATGCTGCAGGAAGTCGCCGGATTCAAGCTGCTGTGCGACGAACTGGACGCGCGCCGCGCGGCGGAGAAATCCGCCGCCGCGTGAGCGCGCAAGGAAGGGAGGGAGGGGATCAGGATCAGAGCACGACCTTGACCATCGGATGGCCGGTCAGCGCACGGTAGATGTTGTCGAGCTGCTCCTGGCTCGTCGCGCGCACGGTGATCGTGAGGCCGGTGTAGTTGCCGCCGCTCGACGCGCGCTCCTCGATCTTCTCGAGGTCGATTTCGTTGTCATGGACACTCACGACCTTGAAGATCGTGTCCTTGAACTCCGGGTGCGCCTTGCCCATGATCTTGATCGGGAAATCGCACGGGAACTCCAGCAGCGATTCCTTCCGGGTATCGATCGCGCCGGTCAGCTCGACGGTTTTGGACGGTTCGCTCATCACTTTCTCCGGGTTAGGTCAAACTGTTCAAACTCGCGCGCCTTCGCGCGCTGGTACGCGTCGTACAACGCCGCGAATACCGGGCCGGGCTTGCCGCCCTGCACCGGCAGATCGTCGAGCGACGTGACGGGCAGCACCTCCTTCGTCGCCGACGTGATCATGATCTCGTCGGCCGCGCGCAGCTCCACTTCGCTGATCTCGCGCGCGACGAACGGAATCCCGCATTCGTCGGCCAGCTCCTCGAGCAGCGCGTAGCGGATCCCCTCGAGGATCTTGTTGCTGCGCGGCGGCGCAAGCAGCTCGCCGTTCTTCACGATCCACACGTTCGACGACGAGCCTTCGGTCAGCTTGCCGTCGCGCAGCTGCAGCGTCTCGAACGCGTCGTGCTCGACCGCATGCTGCGCCATCAGCACGTTGCCGAGCAGCGAGGTCGACTTGATGTCGCAATGCAGCCAGCGCCGATCCTCGGCGGTCACGCAGCGCACGCCGGCCGCGCGCTCTTGCTCGGACGGCAGGCGCAGCGGGTGCGTCATCATGAACACGGTCGGCACGGCGTTCGCCGGGAACGCGTGGCTGCGCCTCGCGACGCCGCGCGTCACCTGAAGGTAGACGAGCGCGTCGCGTGCGCTGAGGCCGTCGGCGTTCGCCGCGACGACGCGCTCGATCAGCGCGCGCCACCCCGCGTCGTCGTGCGGGTTGGCGATGCCGATCTTCTTCAGGCTGCGCTCGAGCCGCGCGAGATGCTGCGCGATCCGGAACGGCACGTGCGCGCCGTCGTGCGCGTAGACGGGGACGACCTCATACACCCCGTCGCCGAAGATGAACCCGCGGTCGAGCACCGGCACGCGGGCTTGCGACAGCGGCACCAGCTCCTCCTGCGAGGAGACGCTCAGGTAGACGATCGGTTCGAATTCGGCTTGGCTCATGGCTATGTCAGATGGGGATGAAGTCGTCGAAACAAAGGCCTCGACTCGCTTACTTCTTCTTGCTGAACATCAGCAGGATCGAGTCCCAGATACGGCCGAAGATACCCGCTTCCGGCACCGCCTGCAGCGCGACGATCGGGAACTGCGACAGCGTCTTGCCGTCGGCGACGATCTTCACGGTGCCGACCGCCTGGCCTTCCGCGAGCGGCGCGATCAGCGGCGCGTTCACCTCGACCTCGGTCTTCACCTTGTCGCCGAGGCCGCGCGGCACCGTCACCCACTGGTCGCCCTTCACGCCGACCTGCACGTTGTTGCTCTTGCCCTTGTAGAGGCGCGGCGTCGAGATCGCCTGGCCGCCCTTGAACAGGCGCACCGCATCGAACGCGCTGTAGCCGTAGTTCAGCATCTTCATGCTGTCCTGCGTGCGGTCGCTTTCCTTGGTCTCGCCCATCATCACCGACACGAGGCGGCGCGGCGCATCCGCCGTGCCCGGCATCGGCCGCTTCGACGACGCGATCAGGCAGAAGCCCGCCGCCTGCGTGTGGCCGGTCTTCAGGCCGTCGACCGTCGGGTCGAGCCACAGCAGGCGGTTGCGGTTGCCCTGGCGGATATTGTTGTACTTGAATTCCTTCTCCGAGAAGATGCTGTAGTACTGCGGAAAATCACGGATCAGGTGCGCGGACAGCGTCGCGAGATCGCCGGCCGTCGTGTAGTGGTTCGGGTCGGGCATGCCGTTCACGTCGGCGAAGCG encodes:
- the tauA gene encoding taurine ABC transporter substrate-binding protein, which codes for MPRFSLIRRAAAALTALAAFAAPGAAHAESREVVIAYQDMVVPWRYAQASGEVEKATGYKVTFRKLDSGADVIRALASDSVQLGEAGSSPIAAGLSQGLDISLFWILDNINDAEALVARNGSGVTSVAALKGRKIGVPFVSTSHFHTLVALQAAGVNPNDVKIVNLRPPEVAAAWTRGDIDATYIWDPVLAKVKQSGTVLTTSGQVAKQSGKATFDGFVVSRKFARDNPEFVTRFVKVLAAADADYRAHAAAWKVGSPPVAAVAKVSGANAQDVPASLALYAFPTPAEQASPTWLGGGAQSGAAKSLAATAAFLKSQGTIQTVLADYSVGVDPQFVQKAAR
- the lipA gene encoding lipoyl synthase, whose translation is MTDLTASPAPADSAATPAYDPTAKQKAQAKTARIPIKVIPIERLKKPEWIRVKAATGSSRFNEIKTILREHNLHTVCEEASCPNIGECFGKGTATFMIMGDKCTRRCPFCDVGHGRPDPLDTDEPKNLARTIAALKLKYVVITSVDRDDLRDGGAAHFVECIREVREQSPETRIEILTPDFRGRLDRAISILNAAPPDVMNHNLETVPRLYKEARPGSDYAHSLKLLKDFKALHPDVATKSGLMVGLGETEEEILQVMRDLRAHDVDMLTVGQYLQPSEHHLPVRAYVHPDTFKMYEEEAYKMGFTHAAVGAMVRSSYHADLQAHGAGVV
- the lipB gene encoding lipoyl(octanoyl) transferase LipB, whose protein sequence is MSVSPVSTVSTPVAAPDSPAALPVPPVTVRWRGVELYDVSFGAMRAFTDARTADTGDEIWVVEHPPVYTLGQAGDPAHLLVADSGIPLVKVDRGGQITYHGPGQIVMYLLLDLRRRKLMVRPLVSRIEEAVIETLAAYNLASVRKAGAPGIYVASGLHEGAKIAALGLKIRNGCSYHGLSLNVKMDLRPFLAINPCGYAGLETVDMASLEVAADWNDVAHTLVRRLIVNLDGASAAADKPQALEHSND
- a CDS encoding DUF2917 domain-containing protein, with the translated sequence MQEISSSITFEIPPGETVPMRVQRSTRLTVQCGPVWATRSNDVGDYFLVDGETLRLRRGERLWLSAEGAGSACVAFSVSRPPKEVALTGLARLRERVAALFQNGWRTV
- a CDS encoding transcriptional regulator GcvA → MDLRQLPALNAIRAFEAAARHENFSRAADELFVTHGAVSHQVRALEEELGVQLFTRNGKRLCLTHAGIRYAQQVRTALMMLVEATREVRASDRDRRLVISMLSSFAARFVTPRIGSFIEQHPEIDVELQSTNALTDFARDDVDIAIRFGFGTYPGLYVEPLLDEVFFPACAPTLNGGVLPKTPADLVRYNLLRSDDELWRPWFDAAGLDTLTEPKRGILYQDSSNLLQAAIGGQGIALVRRSLAVHELRQGRLVRLFDIDGPSPWNYFFVCPPPLLGTPRVQAFRTWMLQEVAGFKLLCDELDARRAAEKSAAA
- a CDS encoding HP0495 family protein → MSEPSKTVELTGAIDTRKESLLEFPCDFPIKIMGKAHPEFKDTIFKVVSVHDNEIDLEKIEERASSGGNYTGLTITVRATSQEQLDNIYRALTGHPMVKVVL
- a CDS encoding D-amino acid aminotransferase, whose product is MSQAEFEPIVYLSVSSQEELVPLSQARVPVLDRGFIFGDGVYEVVPVYAHDGAHVPFRIAQHLARLERSLKKIGIANPHDDAGWRALIERVVAANADGLSARDALVYLQVTRGVARRSHAFPANAVPTVFMMTHPLRLPSEQERAAGVRCVTAEDRRWLHCDIKSTSLLGNVLMAQHAVEHDAFETLQLRDGKLTEGSSSNVWIVKNGELLAPPRSNKILEGIRYALLEELADECGIPFVAREISEVELRAADEIMITSATKEVLPVTSLDDLPVQGGKPGPVFAALYDAYQRAKAREFEQFDLTRRK
- a CDS encoding D-alanyl-D-alanine carboxypeptidase family protein, producing the protein MRLSTQGLKSLASSIAFSTAARNVALGVMLPVALASTIVAAEAKPAAKARAAHAAPAAAPEATGAPATYMPGAVPPPGVNARSWVLVDATSNTVLASGNADERVEPASLTKLMTAYLVFEALDKKKISMEQIVTPSAAVRRVGTDESRMFIEADKPVSVHDLVYGMIIQSGNDAAIALAELVGGSEAQFVNMMNDEVQRLGMKGTRFADVNGMPDPNHYTTAGDLATLSAHLIRDFPQYYSIFSEKEFKYNNIRQGNRNRLLWLDPTVDGLKTGHTQAAGFCLIASSKRPMPGTADAPRRLVSVMMGETKESDRTQDSMKMLNYGYSAFDAVRLFKGGQAISTPRLYKGKSNNVQVGVKGDQWVTVPRGLGDKVKTEVEVNAPLIAPLAEGQAVGTVKIVADGKTLSQFPIVALQAVPEAGIFGRIWDSILLMFSKKK